A section of the Pedobacter sp. HDW13 genome encodes:
- the recQ gene encoding DNA helicase RecQ, with translation MDVKKSLFDNLQNFFGFDNFKGDQESIITNILEGNNTFVIMPTGGGKSICYQLPALMSEGTAIVISPLIALMKNQVDQLRAFGGNDSIAHFLNSSLNKSEITQVKSDLLSGQTKLLYVAPESLAKQDNIEFLNLIKISFVAVDEAHCISEWGHDFRPEYRKIKQVIAGLGNNIPIIALTATATPKVQQDIMKNLGMTEATLFKSSFNRPNLFYEIRPKRDITKEIIKYIKSNPGKSGIIYCLSRKKVEEVAEALNLNGISALPYHAGLDPKVRAETQDKFLMEDAEVIVATIAFGMGIDKPDVRFVIHHDVPKSMEGYYQETGRAGRDGGEGVCIAFYSQKDVDKLAKFMKDKPVSEREIGTQILKEVIDYAESGVCRRKQILHYFGENFNETGCNCMCDNCKKPKKQFDAENQLSTLLKFIEKTGEKFDDAHLLNVFLGLETAQTIAYEHSKVPEFGIGKEDGELMWKSIVRQAVLNNFLFKDIDNYGLLKLTRQGKDFIVNPYSLKFILNEPIESGADDDDDDVKQGTSALDTHLLSLLKDLRKKIAKQKNVPPFVVFQDPSLEEMCTHYPIAMDELRQISGVGSGKAMKFGTPFIELIKKYVEDNDIERPIDLIIKTQANKSQMKVSIIQNIDRQIGLEDIADSKGITYEEILKEVESIVNSGTKLNLNYFIDEVIDDDRQDEVFDYFRAAESDSIDEALNELGETDYTREEIQLMRIKFMSELGN, from the coding sequence ATGGACGTGAAAAAGTCGTTATTTGATAACCTACAAAATTTCTTCGGGTTTGACAATTTCAAGGGTGATCAGGAGTCGATCATAACAAATATTTTAGAAGGCAATAACACATTTGTTATTATGCCAACAGGCGGAGGAAAGTCGATTTGCTATCAGTTACCAGCTTTAATGAGCGAAGGGACGGCAATTGTTATTTCTCCGTTAATTGCATTAATGAAAAACCAGGTAGACCAATTGCGGGCTTTTGGTGGAAATGACAGTATCGCTCATTTTCTGAATTCATCTCTCAATAAATCTGAAATTACGCAAGTTAAATCTGATCTCTTAAGCGGTCAGACCAAATTATTGTATGTTGCACCTGAATCGCTAGCAAAGCAAGATAATATTGAATTTCTAAATCTGATTAAAATCTCTTTCGTTGCGGTAGATGAAGCACACTGTATCTCTGAATGGGGGCACGATTTCAGGCCTGAATACCGTAAAATAAAACAGGTTATCGCTGGTTTGGGCAATAATATTCCAATTATAGCTTTAACGGCTACCGCTACACCAAAAGTGCAGCAGGATATTATGAAGAACCTGGGGATGACAGAAGCTACCCTGTTTAAATCATCATTTAACAGGCCGAACCTGTTTTACGAAATCCGCCCCAAGCGCGATATTACCAAAGAGATTATCAAGTACATTAAATCCAATCCCGGTAAATCTGGGATTATTTACTGTTTAAGCCGTAAAAAAGTAGAGGAAGTTGCCGAAGCTTTAAACTTAAACGGCATTAGTGCTTTGCCATACCACGCAGGTTTAGACCCTAAGGTGAGGGCAGAAACACAGGATAAATTTTTAATGGAAGATGCCGAGGTGATTGTAGCCACTATTGCCTTTGGTATGGGGATCGATAAACCGGATGTACGTTTTGTAATTCACCACGATGTGCCTAAAAGCATGGAAGGCTATTACCAGGAAACAGGTAGGGCCGGACGTGATGGCGGCGAAGGGGTTTGTATTGCTTTCTACTCGCAAAAAGATGTAGATAAGCTTGCTAAGTTTATGAAAGATAAACCGGTTTCTGAAAGGGAAATTGGTACACAGATATTAAAAGAAGTAATTGATTATGCCGAATCGGGCGTTTGTCGCCGTAAACAGATTTTGCATTATTTTGGCGAAAACTTTAACGAAACAGGCTGTAATTGCATGTGCGATAACTGCAAGAAGCCTAAAAAGCAATTTGATGCTGAAAATCAATTGTCTACCCTTTTAAAATTCATAGAAAAAACAGGCGAGAAGTTTGATGATGCCCATTTATTGAATGTTTTCTTAGGTTTAGAAACTGCCCAGACCATTGCTTATGAGCACAGCAAAGTACCTGAGTTCGGTATCGGTAAAGAAGATGGCGAACTGATGTGGAAATCGATTGTACGCCAGGCAGTGTTAAATAATTTCCTTTTTAAGGATATCGATAATTATGGTTTATTAAAATTAACCAGGCAGGGAAAAGATTTTATTGTTAACCCTTACAGCCTGAAGTTTATTTTAAACGAGCCGATTGAAAGTGGTGCCGACGATGATGATGATGATGTTAAGCAAGGCACAAGTGCTTTAGATACGCACCTCTTATCGTTGCTGAAAGATTTACGTAAAAAAATCGCTAAGCAGAAAAACGTTCCACCGTTCGTGGTATTCCAGGATCCTTCGCTGGAGGAAATGTGTACACATTATCCCATCGCTATGGATGAACTTCGTCAGATTTCTGGTGTAGGTTCAGGAAAGGCAATGAAATTCGGAACGCCGTTTATTGAACTGATTAAAAAATATGTAGAGGATAACGACATTGAGCGCCCGATTGACCTGATTATTAAAACCCAGGCCAATAAATCGCAAATGAAAGTTTCCATCATCCAGAATATAGATCGGCAGATTGGCCTCGAAGATATTGCCGATTCAAAAGGTATTACCTACGAGGAAATCCTTAAAGAAGTAGAATCGATTGTAAACTCCGGAACAAAGCTCAACCTGAATTATTTCATTGATGAAGTAATTGATGACGACAGACAGGATGAAGTTTTTGATTATTTCAGGGCTGCAGAAAGCGATTCTATTGATGAAGCCTTAAACGAGCTAGGCGAAACAGACTACACGCGCGAAGAAATTCAATTGATGCGCATTAAATTCATGTCAGAACTAGGGAATTAA
- a CDS encoding SIS domain-containing protein, whose product MKSKKSIIQSAVSTLELEAAAILNVARNINDDFEKVVTSILHCKGRVIVTGIGKSAIIAQKIVATFNSTGTPAIFMHAADAIHGDLGMIQIDDVIICLSKSGNTPEIKVLVPLLKTSGNLLIGMVGELGSFLAEQADLILNTAFEKEACPHNLAPTTSTTAQLALGDALAICLLECREFNEADFAKYHPGGSLGKKLYLKARDLALSNEKPSISPTASVKDVLIEISKNRLGAVAVVDNNNHILGVITDGDIRRMLENNNTIENLKAEDIMGKTPKSIQHDALAVDALEIIKQNNITQLLVLEQNTYFGIIHLHDLLNEGIV is encoded by the coding sequence TTGAAAAGTAAAAAATCAATTATACAATCGGCTGTAAGCACTTTAGAGCTCGAAGCAGCAGCAATATTAAACGTTGCCAGAAATATTAATGACGATTTTGAAAAAGTCGTAACCAGCATTTTACACTGCAAAGGCCGGGTGATTGTAACCGGAATTGGCAAAAGTGCAATTATTGCCCAAAAAATTGTGGCCACCTTTAATTCAACCGGTACACCAGCTATATTTATGCATGCTGCCGATGCCATTCACGGCGATTTGGGCATGATCCAGATAGACGATGTAATTATCTGCCTTTCAAAAAGCGGCAACACGCCCGAAATTAAAGTACTTGTTCCCTTACTCAAAACTTCGGGTAACCTTTTAATTGGTATGGTAGGTGAATTAGGCTCTTTCCTGGCCGAACAGGCAGATCTGATTCTGAACACTGCTTTCGAAAAAGAGGCTTGTCCGCATAATCTGGCTCCCACTACCAGTACCACTGCACAACTTGCCCTGGGTGATGCCCTGGCTATTTGCCTGCTCGAATGCCGTGAGTTTAATGAAGCAGATTTTGCGAAATACCACCCTGGTGGATCCTTAGGTAAAAAGCTGTATCTAAAAGCGAGAGACCTGGCCCTATCCAACGAAAAACCATCTATTTCACCCACAGCATCGGTAAAAGATGTACTGATCGAAATTAGTAAAAACCGTTTAGGCGCCGTAGCTGTTGTAGATAACAACAACCATATACTTGGGGTAATTACCGACGGCGATATTAGGAGGATGTTGGAAAACAACAATACAATTGAAAATTTAAAAGCCGAAGATATTATGGGCAAAACACCCAAAAGCATCCAACATGATGCTTTGGCAGTGGATGCCCTGGAGATTATCAAACAAAATAACATAACACAGTTGTTAGTTCTGGAACAAAACACTTACTTTGGCATCATCCATTTGCACGACCTCTTAAACGAGGGGATTGTGTAA
- the dnaB gene encoding replicative DNA helicase has protein sequence MSNDNEQGGKNSFAARKSRLSNTVSSMGKIPPQALDLEEAVLGALMLEKDALSAVIDVLKPDVFYNIAHQKIFEAIHVLFQKSKPVDILTVTSELRTMGALEIVGGAYYITSLTNRVASAANIEFHARIISQKYIQRELIRISTEIITNAYEDTTDIFDLLDQAEKGLFEIAQNNLRRDTQKMEDIIKQSLASLEELRTKTDGLTGVPTGFTGLDRITGGWQKQDLVIIAARPAMGKTAFVLTCARNATVDFAKPCVVFSLEMSSVQLVNRLISGEAEIEQEKIRKGNLQEWEWQQLHSKIGRLTEAPLLIDDTPALNIFEFRAKCRRLKSQYDIQLVIVDYLQLMHGKGEGKGGGNREQEIGSISRALKSVAKELDVPVLALSQLSRAVESRPGLQGKRPMLSDLRESGSIEQDADMVLFLYRPEYYGITEDEQGRSQAGIGEVIIAKHRNGETGIVPLKFVGKFVKFQDLEDDFNAPPSSFAADPAAGMYPSQDFEKQSNVIIRPSKMDDYSDDDPPF, from the coding sequence ATGAGTAACGATAATGAACAAGGCGGAAAAAATAGCTTCGCTGCCCGAAAGAGCAGACTGAGCAATACAGTAAGTTCGATGGGAAAAATCCCACCACAGGCATTAGACTTGGAAGAGGCAGTTTTGGGAGCACTCATGCTCGAAAAAGATGCCCTATCAGCTGTAATTGATGTTTTAAAACCGGATGTTTTTTACAATATCGCCCATCAAAAGATTTTTGAGGCCATCCACGTTTTGTTCCAAAAATCGAAACCAGTAGATATTTTAACCGTTACTTCAGAATTGCGTACCATGGGTGCGTTAGAAATTGTGGGTGGTGCATATTATATTACCAGTTTAACTAACCGGGTTGCTTCGGCCGCAAACATCGAATTTCATGCCCGTATCATTTCTCAGAAATATATTCAGCGTGAGCTCATCAGAATATCGACTGAAATTATTACCAATGCCTACGAAGATACTACTGATATTTTCGATTTACTGGACCAGGCAGAAAAAGGACTTTTTGAAATTGCCCAGAATAACCTGCGAAGAGATACGCAGAAAATGGAGGATATCATTAAGCAGTCGTTAGCATCGCTTGAAGAATTAAGAACAAAAACAGATGGTTTAACTGGTGTTCCAACTGGTTTTACCGGATTAGACAGAATTACCGGGGGCTGGCAAAAACAGGATCTGGTAATTATTGCTGCGCGTCCGGCGATGGGAAAAACCGCATTCGTACTTACCTGCGCACGCAATGCAACGGTTGATTTTGCCAAACCATGTGTGGTGTTCTCGCTTGAGATGTCGTCTGTTCAGTTGGTTAATCGTCTTATTTCAGGAGAAGCCGAAATTGAGCAGGAAAAAATCAGAAAGGGAAATTTACAGGAGTGGGAATGGCAACAGCTGCACAGCAAAATTGGCCGCTTAACCGAAGCTCCCCTATTAATTGATGATACACCTGCACTGAATATTTTTGAGTTCAGGGCTAAATGTCGGAGGCTAAAATCGCAGTACGATATTCAATTGGTAATTGTCGATTACTTGCAGTTAATGCACGGTAAAGGCGAAGGTAAAGGTGGCGGTAACCGTGAGCAGGAAATCGGTAGTATTTCAAGGGCACTAAAATCTGTTGCTAAAGAGCTAGATGTACCGGTACTGGCACTATCACAGTTAAGTCGTGCGGTAGAGAGTAGACCTGGTTTACAGGGAAAAAGGCCAATGTTATCCGATTTACGTGAATCGGGTTCAATTGAGCAGGATGCGGATATGGTATTGTTCTTATACCGTCCTGAATATTACGGTATCACCGAAGATGAGCAAGGAAGATCGCAAGCAGGTATTGGTGAGGTAATTATTGCCAAGCACCGTAACGGTGAAACCGGTATTGTACCACTTAAATTCGTAGGTAAGTTTGTTAAGTTCCAGGATCTGGAAGATGATTTTAACGCACCGCCGAGTTCTTTTGCAGCTGATCCGGCAGCCGGAATGTATCCATCTCAAGATTTTGAAAAACAAAGCAACGTAATCATCCGTCCTTCAAAAATGGATGATTACAGTGATGATGATCCACCGTTTTAA
- the rlmB gene encoding 23S rRNA (guanosine(2251)-2'-O)-methyltransferase RlmB: MDNFRRPQRAKENNEFVFGIRAVIEAVKAGRDIETIYQQRGLGGELFLELKALLKDTLIPLNSVPIEKLNRMSQKNHQGIIAVISPITYQNIEDIVPAIFEKGEVPLILILDSVTDVRNMGAIARTASCAGVHAIVVPLKNAAQINADAIKTSAGALFSIPICRHANLHKTCLFLQESGLQIVACTEKTNDLIYAPDYTMPTAIVMGSEDEGISNDLLRVADHLAKIPMAGKIESLNVSVSAGVIIYEAIRQRSI, encoded by the coding sequence ATGGATAATTTTAGAAGACCGCAACGCGCAAAAGAGAATAATGAGTTTGTATTTGGTATCAGGGCTGTTATAGAAGCTGTTAAAGCTGGAAGGGATATTGAAACCATTTATCAGCAACGTGGCCTTGGGGGCGAATTATTTCTGGAGTTGAAAGCACTTTTAAAAGATACCTTAATCCCTTTAAATTCAGTTCCTATTGAGAAACTGAACCGGATGTCGCAGAAAAACCACCAGGGCATTATTGCGGTAATTTCGCCAATTACCTATCAAAATATTGAAGACATTGTACCTGCCATTTTTGAAAAAGGAGAGGTACCTTTAATTTTGATTTTAGATAGCGTAACTGATGTACGCAATATGGGCGCTATTGCACGGACGGCATCCTGTGCGGGTGTTCATGCCATCGTGGTGCCATTAAAAAATGCTGCACAGATTAATGCTGATGCCATTAAAACATCGGCCGGAGCCCTGTTCAGCATTCCCATCTGCCGCCATGCCAACTTGCACAAAACCTGCTTGTTTTTACAAGAGAGTGGCTTACAGATTGTAGCCTGTACAGAAAAAACAAACGATTTAATATATGCGCCTGATTATACCATGCCAACAGCAATTGTAATGGGCTCGGAAGATGAAGGGATTTCGAACGATTTGTTAAGGGTTGCAGATCATCTGGCTAAAATACCAATGGCCGGCAAAATCGAATCTTTGAATGTTTCTGTATCGGCAGGCGTAATTATATACGAAGCGATCAGACAAAGAAGCATTTAA
- the chrA gene encoding chromate efflux transporter — protein sequence MQTKPIAAKKQWLFIRNVIFFTFTSFGGAQAHLALLLKYFVQSTKFISEEELLELNALAQVLPGPASTQTLVGIAWKVGKLKLAIITFLIWILPTASIMTFAAISYAMLDQKQKFNAVLEYIQPIALGIVAYGAWQLGKKVLSSQVSIFLAIASVIATLVLRNAYVFPLSILIGGMISSAIETPKEEAELRVKLFSNVNPRKLIYFLGALLLFALVGAIINRTSPFSLPIRLLENFYRNGILVFGGGQVLVPLMFTEFVEMKHYLHASGFLSGFALQQALPGPTFSFTSYLGALSMKNFGYGLWGQILGGLIGVIGINLPGLILVLFIVPFWDDLKKISRIKHSLSGINAVSVGFIIAAFILLLIPMGFNWLFLGIMLITFLLLNFTKVSPPIIVLAGILLAYLF from the coding sequence ATGCAAACCAAACCTATTGCTGCCAAAAAGCAGTGGCTGTTTATCCGGAATGTTATTTTTTTTACCTTCACCTCTTTTGGTGGGGCGCAGGCGCATCTGGCTTTATTGCTTAAATATTTTGTACAGAGTACTAAATTTATCTCCGAAGAAGAGCTTTTGGAGTTAAATGCACTGGCGCAGGTATTACCCGGGCCGGCCTCCACGCAAACATTAGTAGGTATAGCCTGGAAAGTAGGGAAGCTGAAACTGGCTATTATTACTTTTTTGATCTGGATTTTACCCACAGCCAGCATTATGACTTTTGCTGCAATCAGTTATGCCATGCTCGATCAGAAGCAAAAATTTAATGCGGTTTTAGAATATATTCAGCCCATTGCGCTTGGTATTGTGGCTTATGGCGCATGGCAGCTGGGTAAAAAAGTGCTTTCTTCTCAGGTATCCATATTTCTGGCCATTGCTTCGGTTATTGCCACGCTGGTGCTACGGAATGCCTATGTTTTTCCCTTGTCTATTTTAATCGGAGGGATGATCTCATCAGCCATTGAAACCCCTAAAGAAGAAGCCGAACTCAGGGTTAAACTATTTTCGAATGTTAACCCCCGAAAACTAATCTATTTTTTGGGTGCTTTGTTGCTTTTCGCATTAGTGGGCGCTATCATTAACCGCACATCGCCTTTTAGTTTGCCTATTCGTTTATTGGAGAATTTTTACCGTAATGGAATACTGGTTTTTGGAGGCGGACAGGTGTTGGTACCTTTAATGTTTACCGAGTTTGTAGAGATGAAGCATTATTTGCACGCCTCTGGATTTTTATCGGGCTTTGCACTACAACAAGCCTTACCCGGACCAACCTTCTCTTTTACCAGCTACCTGGGGGCACTAAGCATGAAAAATTTTGGTTATGGCCTTTGGGGACAGATTTTAGGAGGTTTAATTGGTGTAATCGGTATTAATTTACCAGGCTTAATCCTCGTTTTGTTTATCGTACCTTTTTGGGATGACCTTAAAAAAATCTCGCGAATTAAGCACAGTCTTTCAGGCATTAATGCTGTAAGTGTAGGCTTTATTATTGCCGCTTTTATTCTCCTGTTAATTCCAATGGGTTTTAATTGGTTATTTTTAGGCATTATGCTGATTACGTTTCTTTTGCTCAACTTTACCAAAGTGAGCCCGCCAATTATCGTCTTAGCCGGTATACTATTGGCCTATTTGTTTTAG
- a CDS encoding tetratricopeptide repeat protein has product MSSTRLSKLLDFLESDPNDPFILYALATEYNVQNDKEKAYSFYLQLTDKHPDYVGTYYHLGKLFERDGQKEKAIEIYQKGMQVARNKRDMHAFSELQGAYNSAAGLDYEDD; this is encoded by the coding sequence ATGTCAAGTACCCGTTTAAGTAAGTTATTAGATTTTTTAGAAAGTGATCCCAACGATCCGTTTATACTATATGCCTTAGCCACAGAGTATAACGTGCAAAATGATAAAGAAAAAGCCTATTCTTTTTACCTTCAGTTAACTGATAAGCATCCCGATTATGTTGGCACTTATTACCATTTGGGTAAATTATTTGAAAGAGACGGACAGAAAGAAAAAGCAATCGAAATTTATCAAAAGGGAATGCAAGTGGCGCGCAATAAACGCGATATGCATGCTTTTTCCGAATTGCAGGGCGCTTACAATTCGGCAGCAGGATTAGATTATGAAGATGACTAG
- a CDS encoding mannose-1-phosphate guanylyltransferase: MNKDYYALIMAGGVGSRFWPVSRTEYPKQFIDFFGIGKTLIQSTYDRFLKICLPENIFIVTNEIYVDLVKEQLPQLSENQILAEPLLRNTAPCIAYGSFKIAELNPNSTIVVAPSDHTIGNMDEFIKSIEQSLDAASKNDCLITLGIKPNRPDTGYGYIQHTDYVLNTDTDLHKVKTFTEKPNLELAKSFIQSGDFLWNAGIFIWSSKSILKAFEKHLPDMYEIFNLGRADMNTAGEKEFINNAYFQCTNISIDFGIMEKAENVYVLPSDFGWSDLGTWASIYEMAEKDYVGNAVIPSEQVIMFDSSNCMVNVPKDKLVIMQGLHDYIVVENNNMLMICPRNEEQRVKEFVAEVKSRFGNKFI, translated from the coding sequence ATGAATAAAGATTATTATGCCTTAATTATGGCCGGCGGCGTAGGAAGCCGTTTTTGGCCGGTAAGCAGAACAGAATATCCAAAACAATTTATTGATTTCTTTGGCATTGGTAAAACACTGATACAAAGTACTTATGACAGATTTTTAAAAATCTGCCTACCTGAGAATATTTTTATTGTTACCAACGAGATTTATGTAGATCTGGTAAAAGAACAACTGCCGCAGTTAAGCGAAAACCAAATATTAGCAGAGCCATTACTTAGAAATACGGCACCATGCATTGCCTACGGAAGTTTTAAAATTGCTGAGTTAAACCCCAATTCTACCATTGTAGTTGCTCCTTCCGATCATACCATTGGCAATATGGACGAGTTTATAAAATCGATAGAACAATCTTTAGATGCAGCATCGAAAAATGATTGCTTGATTACTTTAGGCATTAAGCCAAATCGTCCGGATACGGGATACGGATACATACAACACACTGATTATGTGCTAAATACCGATACAGATTTACACAAGGTTAAAACATTTACAGAAAAACCCAACCTCGAACTGGCCAAATCATTTATTCAAAGTGGCGATTTTTTATGGAATGCGGGAATTTTCATATGGTCATCAAAATCCATTCTGAAAGCTTTTGAGAAACACTTGCCCGATATGTATGAAATATTCAATCTGGGCAGGGCTGACATGAACACAGCAGGTGAAAAAGAGTTTATCAACAATGCTTATTTTCAGTGTACTAACATCTCTATAGATTTTGGCATTATGGAAAAAGCCGAAAATGTATATGTGCTTCCCTCCGATTTTGGCTGGTCTGACTTAGGTACCTGGGCTTCGATTTACGAAATGGCCGAAAAAGATTACGTTGGAAATGCAGTTATCCCGTCAGAACAGGTTATTATGTTCGATTCTTCGAACTGTATGGTAAATGTACCAAAAGATAAGCTGGTGATTATGCAGGGTTTGCACGATTATATTGTAGTAGAAAACAACAATATGCTAATGATTTGCCCAAGAAACGAAGAACAACGTGTTAAAGAATTCGTTGCAGAAGTAAAATCGCGTTTTGGCAATAAATTCATTTAA